GAGCGGGGCGGAGCGCCGCGAGCGGCTGCTCAGCTCCTGGCGGCCGGCGGCGGCATGGGGGGCGCGGTGCGCTGCCACGCCTCCAGCTCCTGCACGCGCCCCAGCCAGGCCCGGAGGTTCGCGTAGCCTTCGAGGGGCAGGCGCGCAGGGCCCGCGAGGGCGAACGACGCGGCGAGCGAGAAGTCCGCGAGCGTCAGTCGATCCTGCGCGACCCACGTCCTGGCCGCCAGGTGCGAGTCCAGTACGGGCGCGGTCTGGGCGAAGAGGGCCTCGCCGCGCGCGACCTCAACGGGGTCCGGCGGCCCGCGGCCGGTGCGCTGCTTCACGAAGTTCTCCTGGACGAGCACGGTGTTCGCCGGGGCCATGTGGGACGAGCACCAGAACAGCCAGCGGTTCACGTCGGCGCGGCCCTGCGCGTCCGTCGGGAGCAGGGTCTGCCTCGGAGTCTTCTC
Above is a window of Corallococcus caeni DNA encoding:
- a CDS encoding glutathione S-transferase family protein — translated: MKLYFHPLSGNSRRVLLVAAHLDIPLERILVDLTTGKQREVSYLGINPNGRVPVLDDGGFVLWESRAIMVYLAEKTPRQTLLPTDAQGRADVNRWLFWCSSHMAPANTVLVQENFVKQRTGRGPPDPVEVARGEALFAQTAPVLDSHLAARTWVAQDRLTLADFSLAASFALAGPARLPLEGYANLRAWLGRVQELEAWQRTAPPMPPPAARS